ttgaTTAACGTTATCTTGATTTAAGTATCCCAAACATAATCTGTGAAGCATCGAATACCTTTAATATAATTTCACTAAATATTAAGTACCTTAGATgctatttacccaaaaaaaaatagattttgaaTCATGCGTGTAATggatccgagattacgaaccatacTCAGAGATCTCTCaccgatctctctctctcgaattCGGATCGGCTCCTAAAATCTTTCCTTCCCAACCCAATTATCTTATTATCCTATATCTATGGCCCTAAAatctctccttcccttctctttaagATACCTATCTTATATGGTAGTAACGTCTCTCTCAATATCTGTTTTAGTAAATTGAAACCCATGCTACCAATATTTCCCCTCAagttatttttctctctctcgttcctcccctatctctccttttccttttccattacttCTTTTTCCTTATCTACTTCTAAAGTTTttcaccaaaaagaagaaaaaaaaaataaaaaaaatctacttCTAAAGTTTTAATATTCCGCTATCCTTCCTTACGATTTAATTTAATCAAGATGTATTACTTTATTTGTTAGTCAAATATCTTAAATtatagattttgttttttttggtcgaGAAACTATAGATTTTCTATCTTAATTAAATCTCTGTTACCAAGTAAATCGTTAGTTTCCTAATTAATCTAATCATATTTTCTCTGTATTTTATGGTAATAAAATAAACTTATCTTTGGCAATCATATCTCTCACTTCCTCTATCAGCTCCTAGAATATCTTTCCTTCGCTTCTCCTAGAATATCTATCCTTATATGGTAGTAACGTCGCCCGGCCTCAATCCGTTTTTATCTGTTTTAAGAGGTTTTCCCAAAGTGAAATTACTCACCAATTACCCTATATATATAACAACCTTATAACAAATCCTAATTTTTTGCTTGTTCCGTAACAGATCGAATCATTTAACCTATTCAAGCATTGGGCTAGAAGAGTTGAAGAATactttaagagagagagagaggatgatgatgatcagTTAATGAGATAAATTTATGAATTCAACTTGAACTTCTTCAACTATGTCTGTCCTTTTTGGGCATCCTCAAAAATCATAATCGGCTCCCTAGCTTGTAAATTTTGAAATCAACACTGGTCAAGAGTAgtttagaaatttaaatttatttaactgactgaAATCATCACTTAAAGAGCATAagactaacggtagggactaatttgtcatattggggtctaatacagggggtgatttgagtattttaaaaaaccagggagagttttgtttgaaaaccagggggtgacatgtaatttaccctaaaaaaaaccatttggtaattcaatttttgagaatagattttatatatttctttgggaaagatggtggtggcagtggcggGGCCACGGGGGCGGGGCAAGGCTAGGAATGTGGCGGCAATGGCGGTTGTGGTGGTGGCTTAGTGGTGATGTGATCATTAGAAAAGGAAGGGGGTGTTTTAACCCCAAGAGAATTGCTTAGTTGACAAAGACCAACACCTAAAAAATAAGAGGTCATAAGATCAACTCTCATTGGGGGCCTAATCCCCCAGTAAAAAATATTTAAGCTCCCAAGTCTTTAAAAAAACCTAGGAtggtgttatttttttttacatgaatTACTACTATGTCTTTCAAAACAATTATGTGCTCATTAAAAAGCAacatagaaatcaaatgaaatagaaattatgaAGGGTggggttttatttttaacagtAATTTCATAATTTCcatttcattgaaataaggtgtaaaaatcaaacaaaacaattttgaaaatagaaatCACTCAATGAAATTAGaacaaaaatcataccaaatcaggctttCTCTGTCCTTATCTACTTCTAAAGTTTTAATATCTCTCTTCCAATATCCTTCCTTAGGACTCAATCTAGTAAGATCTATTGTCCAATTCGGAGAGATAGTATATAGCAAGCACTGATTTGGGGATtttgatcctctactgctgctTGTCCTTTGAGGAAGATGGCTTATGTATGCCTAATCGGGTTCATTCTAACTAGTTTACTACTTAATTAGTATTTTGATGTATATGGATTTCTTCCCCTTACCGCTGAACTGCCCAAATCTTGAATAGATATATACTCAACAACCCTGTTAGTGTTGGGGGAAACTGGAATAGAGGCTTTATTATCTTCACTTCCAAATTCCAATGGAGTGTATTGGATGATCATGATTCATGAACATTCTTACATTCTTTTCTGAAATAAAAGTTTAATTGGGTGAATAAAATAACCACAAATCTGGGGTCGTTGTTACTCTCCCTTACTTGTTATAGGTTCAAAAAGCCCTCTCAATGTTTCTTAACATCTTTCCAAAACCAATGGTGATCAGCGGTGAAGGAATTCCATCTTCACCATAGCTTGAGAAAACTCGTCTTGTtatttcttccttccctttccgGGGTGGGGACTTCTCAATTCTCATACATGTGATTTACCAATATATTAAATCCTAATTTGctttgtttgggttttaatCATTAAATGGGTGGGCAATGGCGAATGCGATAGGTGATCCAATAATAAATGAATTGGGTGGGCTTATCTTGCCACCTGGACCAGCTTGAAAAGCCCACAGCACAAAagttttgacttttttttaCTCATTCATTTCTCATACTTCTTTGGCCGAGAGAGCCCGAGACGAAGCTTGACGACAAAGGATGCCGAAAGGATAGTGTGATACGTACAGAGCCTCATCTTTGTAGAAGTCGATGGGTCCCTCGTATGGACAAAGATGGTTGGGTCCCACCATCCCATTCCCATTCATACTTTTTGACTGATCATCTTAGCTGTTCATTTTTATATCCAACTTAGTTTGTGTGGACATCGTCGGATCATCGATtcaatgaaaaacaaaatggaaGATCCAATGGCTGAAAATCAtttcaagtcttcaaaaaaGTCTTCACACGTTTGGGGTGGGCGAACTCATCTCCATATGGAAGTGGGACCCATATTAGTGGACCATGGATCCTGACACGTGTAtcatttaaaaccaaaactggTCCCGTCTCCCGTGGATTCGACGTAGCACTTACTCATTCCGGACTATTTTAAAGATTTCGCTTTACAGCTCACAATTACGAGTCATACTTTTGACTTTCTTGGACAAAAATGACAATTGAAACTAAAACCTACTCTCTCGAACTATATTGACGATTATGCCCTACAGACTTTTTCCTTTCTCACTTTGTTTTGGTTTAATCGTTTATTACTATGGAGCGCGTTTTCCTTCGCTCTCTTCAGCTTTGGGATGTGATACTTTGATTGAACTTGATAAGagtattttaaatttttcttaATTGGAGACGGGAATCCCTTAATAACAAGGTTCATTGTTTCATGAGTCCGATTAAAGCATCAAATGACCGTGGATGAAGaaattctttctttattatgggTGACGAGAAACTTTCACCCTTGTTTATTGGTGTTCGTAATGTTTAATTTTATGAACATTATTATCGAATTACTTACTGTATAGATTGGATCTTGTCACATGCCCTTATCTTTCATGTATTCAACTTCATATATCATTGGTAGTTTTCTAATTATTATTTATGTTATTAACATTTTAGCAGCAAATTTACAATCAAAAAGCACTTTGACAGTGCCTCTCTACTCTATCCACGCATCTTACTTTAACCAATTAATACCATCATTTAATCTTGACATTCCATTTTATATGGAAGAAGTAAAATGGTCACTTGATTAAAACCTAGCCAACAACTTAAGATATAATCTTACTAATTATATGGGCATAGGATTTCTATAATGCTTTGGTTTGATCTCTACTAAGGTTTGCAAATCGACAAACAAAGCTAGTGAATTAGACAAGATGCACGAatgagattttattttattttatttggttgggGACTTTTCAttatatttcatttcttttatatGACAATGATTTTAGGATAAAGTTTTCTGCCACCTAGGTTTTGAATAGAGAATTTCTTTATCGAAGGTGATTTGGCATTATGATTGAACTCCTGAAATAGTGAATGTCACTATTAACTCCCACTCCCTGTTTAAGAAAGTttgaaatacatttttttaGTACAATCAAAAGCCATATTCTGTATATTAAGAGGTTCTCTCTTCGCTGCAGGTGAAGAAAACTCGATCCATGATTTAAAACCCCAATCACAAATTCAAGTAGGTTGAACCAACTTGGTAATTGGTATAGGTTGGCCCAATCAGGCAAGGTAGGTAGGTTGGCCGTAGGTGACTCAATTACATATATTTGATATCACCGAAAGATTTTCTTAGGGTTTAGAgtgccggggggggggggggggggtggagatTCCATGTCACAATCTTAGCtagaattgaaaataaaaaggcTACTGAATAATGGTCTAGATCATGTGCTTTCATACCATTTTGGATGATAGTCCTCtctccatctttttctttttcttattttgggtTTATCCTTGATGCACCACACTTCAAAAGACTCTTTTATATATACTATGGGATTAGATGTTTATTCTTAAACTTTGTGTATGTCACTCATCCTTACTTTATACATTCCCTCATTTTGTATTTGACTAATTTTATACAAGGAAAAAGGTTCTATAGTAAAACGATCTCGTTGTTCTCTCATGTGTGAAATCATTCATTTGCATCTCATTGTTGTACTCTTCCATGTTGCTTATTTAGAGAAACCTCTCTCTTtatacaaaaaccaaaaaactatGTGTTTTATGCATTTCATGCTTTACCAAAAAGGACCCATCTTCAATTCTTCATGAGAAATGTATTTGCTacattctgttttttctttatatatatatatattctttgtACGGTGGAAAATTCCTTAAGAGGATAAATGTTACTTGATGAGGAAGGGGTTTGGATGTAGGTCCAACGTTTGTCCCAATCATATTTCTATCCTAGTCATAAATTAATTATAGGGAAAATGATTTCTATGGAGGAGTGTGGCGCCTATGTCCAAACGCATGGGGGTTGTAAAATAACCGCCCCACCCTCATGAAATGCGAAATGACACCCCTGTGGATGCTTCCATGTCCATTGGCCCCATGCGTGCAGAGGATACACACCTCCATAGGAAACACTTCTTCAAATCATAATATAGTATTAATTTACATGGACAGATGATATGGCCATTAGAGACGGTTCAAGAATAGGATGCTCCTTGGATTCACATGTTATATTAGGTGGTTCAACCAAAACCAATCACACCACCATTTCCATAGACTCTCCCCATTTGTTTCTAGTCATAAAACTGTGTAATttttaccaataaaaaaataaattgtgttattcttacttttcaaatatttttcttGAATGTTGTAATATTCTTGATCAGTCCATCTACAGAGGTTTATCTCATCAGTTCAAAATATATGCCATTTGACATGTTGGATGGCACCCAAAAGTTTTAGAGTAGATCCAAATCCCTTActgacatgtcaagtttcaatttATATGAAATTGATCAAATGACAAAATGGCATTTCACAAATCAAGGATGATGATTGATATTGGTTTCAAAGATTCAACATGTGGCCACAAGAGACCATGTCCCATATTTTCAAATGGTTgggtttcttttctgttttttttttaattgtaagtTGGTCTTTATCAACCAGCCAAGGTACCTCCTTTTGGGTTTATCCAATGGTTGAATTGCTATATCATTCTACCACATGGCAAAACTTGGCTAAATGATAAAAGGAGTCTTACTTCAACGATTCCCCCCCGGGCGCGATCGTCACCCAAAAGTTTTGTTTTACCACATGGCAATCTTCATATAGGGTCCAACTATGCCCTAATTTTGGGTAATAAATTGAATCACCACATAGCAGTTACAAATGGCTTCTTGTGCTCTTACCTTCCCACAAAACATATCTCTACCATCAGGGAGGCACACAtgagtcatgagtcatgacccccaacaaaACATGAACCTCAAAAGCCAAGTTGTTGGAGGAGCAAGAGACCACCACTCAATCCAATGATTTGTACATTTCAGTTAAGACCTACTTTTCCATGGGCCCTTTGGTAATAAACATAGATGGCTAGTGACCATCCAAACTCCAAAAGGATGACATTGATTGGACCAAGTGTCAGTTCTACaaagatcttttttttcttttggggaggGGTGGTTTTACAATGTCTTTGGAAGCTTGGATTGATGACCTCAAGAGAAGATTCTTCACTGTGAGGACATCCAAGTTTCCATCAAAATCCTTGTCCCAAAAAGAGGGAAGAGGACATTCATATGCTTGGGAAGAATAGGAGATTAACTCTAGTGATCACCTCTAATAATGTGAAATGTAATTAATAAAGATTACTTACTTATTAATTTTCcagaaaaaatatttaaattcagtaaaggaaaaaagaaaaccaatagAGTGTGAAAGgataaaaaacaaaggagatttacaccaaaaacaaaaaagaaaaaaaaagtacaaaccAAAGAAGATAGGAAGTAGGAAAAGGAAACATGAGAAAAAGCAAACAAgctgaaagaattttttttatagaaaaaaaaagaaagaaagaaagattacTCATGGAAGAAAAGAGTAATTGCTTCTCTGTTCAAAACAATAATTCCTTTATCTTTTTaattaatccttttttttttaactcccaaacccaaaggaGACTCTAGAAGCGGATTTGGTGGGGATGTTGAAGGCTGTTTCAGTCTGTTTTCTCTCacttgtgacttgtgacttGTGAAGAAGCccagagaagaaaaatagagacagggagagaaaattagaaaaagagaacaagagaaatgaggaaagaaagtaaaataagggagggggcgagagagagagatttttcatttttctaacAAAGAGAAGGATTACTACCTGTCTGACCATTTCAGTTAGTGGGTTTTCTGGTTTTCGACCACTGACTTTGTTTCTTGGTCTAATTGCTCTCATCAGGACCAGCTGAGCTCTTTGTGAGTATAATGTTCACTCATCTTCTTATTTTTCAGTTGGGCTTCTTCGTTCTTCGTTCCACTTATTCTCTTTAGCTGTTTCTGAAAAAAATCTATCTATTATGTATACATATCTGGCTACTAGTTTAGTAATATattatctctttccttttttcgcATAATTTTAATTCTCTATCTTCTTGGATTTCGTTTAATGAAGATTGCTATCCTGTTTTGCTAGATCATAGTCGGATCTTCTTGCCTTTTGATCCAGCTGAATTAATGGTAATTTGGGGAACAGGACGAAAAAGCGAAAGCGGAGACtaatatttgtttgtttttggctCTTTGCACGCTTCCCTCTGGCCCTTGTTTTAAGTTGAAGAGCATTGAAGACAGAAGCTTAAGGGGTGTGTTTCCTGATCTTTGGTTTGAGTTGTCTTCTTTTGCATCTGTGCTTCTAATTTTAAgataaaatttgtttcttttatcaCTCTCACTTGGGTTttagagaaggaagggaaagatATCGTCTTTGGGAAAGTTGAAAACCGAGAGGGTTTCCTGCTTTTGTGGGTTGATTGAGATTTCAGGTTTCTGTTTGATCTTGGATTTGGTATGGAGTTTTGTATCTGGAATTTTCCTTTAATAGTTGGCTTGATTGGTCTTTCCAGATGAGAAGGGGAAGCTGGCCCCCGTATCTGGAAAAACTGAAGAATAGGGAAAGAACACCAATATTCAGATGGAAAAGTGGAGATGAGAATTTTAGGTGGATTAGAAGACTTAGTCCACTGGTAACACTGATTTGAGATGGTTCATGAATCtcggtttttatttttctcactGATAACAGGAATTTTCGGTATTGTTGATTGGGTGTTTCCTGCTTTGAAGGAGCTTTAGGAAACGACTCACCTAGCAAATTTCTGGGCTCAAGAGGTGCTGGTTGTTTATTTACTCAATTATGATCAAACAGATACTTGGTAGGCTCCCTCGGAAGCCATCTAAGTCAGCTGAAAATCGTGAATTAGGTGGATCATCTGGCCCTTCTTCAAATTCTTCTGCCAGTTCAAGAAGCAATGATCTAGTACATAACCGGTCTGTGAACCCAAGCAATGCATCCCTTCCAGCCCCTGATTGTGCTTCAAATTCTGGGGTCATTCATGGGAATAAGCTTTCACAAGTTGTAAACTCAAAGCTGAATGGAAATTCTACAACTTCTTCCTATGAGGCATTGCCTAGTTTTAGGGATGTCCCCAACTCTGAGAAGCAGAACTTGTTTATCAGAAAGCTGAACTTATGTTGTGTTGTGTTTGACTTCACTGACCCAACAAAGAAcctgaaagaaaaggaaatcaaGCGGCAGACACTGCTAGAGCTCGTGGATTATGTTACTACTGCAAACGGGAAGTTTACAGAGACAGTcatgcaagaaataataaaaatggtATCAGCTAATTTATTTAGAGCATTCACATCCCCTTCGCATGAGAGCAAGGTTCTAGAAGCTTTTGATTTGGAAGAGGAGGAACCTTTAATGGACCCTGCATGGTCACACCTGCAAGTTGTGTATGAGTTCCTTCTGAGGTTTGTTGCATCACCTGAGACAGATGCAAAGTTAGCCAAGAGGTACATTGATCACTCATTTGTTCTCAGGTTGCTAGATCTCTTTGACTCTGAGGATCCTAGAGAGAGGGAGTATTTGAAAACAATTCTTCACCGCATATATGGAAAATTTATGGTACACCGCCCATTCATCCGGAAAGCTATCAATAACATCTTCTACCGTTTTATTTTTGAAACAGAAAAGCATAATGGGGTTGCAGAGTTGTTAGAGATTTTGGGCAGTATAATCAACGGGTTTGCTCTACCGCTGAAGGAAGAACACAAACTATTTCTCGTTCGAGTCCTGATTCCTCTTCACAAACCAAAATGCATACCCATGTACCATCAGCAGCTGTCTTACTGCATTACACAATTTGTAGAAAAAGACTGTAAGCTTGCCGATACTGTTATAAGGGGTCTATTGAAGTATTGGCCAATCACTAATAGTTCAAAAGAGGTCATGTTCTTAGGTGAGATGGAGGAGGTTTTGGAAGCGACCCAGCCTCCAGAGTTCCAGCGCTGTATGGTCCCATTGTTTCGCCAGATTGCTCGTTGTTTGAGCAGTTCACACTTTCAGGTTGTAAGTTTTTTCGAGGTTTTGTTATCATctactttttagtttttttattccCTTCTGCAGGCATGCTTCCCTTGCTCCAAGTAAATGGTTTTTCTGGTGTGTTTCCTTTGTATTTATAAATTATGGATCTCATGAGTCATTTCTTTGTTTAATTCAAGTGGAAACTAGGTGGTGATTTTTTCCAATCAACAGTAAAAAAATACGGTTTACCTTACCCTGTACTTAGTACTTACCATGTAATTGTATGTCAATAATCCTGCCTTTATCTGAAcgttctttcccttctctttggATGATGCTGTTCATTATCATTGATTAAAGTAGACAAAGTCATCTTTACTGTATCAGGAGGCCCTAaaatctttttcaatttttcatggCATATCACTGCATGTGTTTTACGGGGAATGGTTGCGCTCTTATTCGtacaataaataaaggaaaatgaaaaagttGCTCCTGTTTGGGGTTCTATTTTGGCTTGCAGCTAGTCATGAATAATTGATGGGAAACCTCTCATTTAGATATCATAATAATGACATTTATAGAGCTATCTGGTTCGTTGGATTTCCTGGAGGAGATCCATCGTTCAGTGCATAGGAGAAACAGAAGGGTACGGATATGGATATATTCTTACTTGCTTCTGCTGGACTGTAACTGGCAAAGATTTCCCCTTCTCTGTTTGTCAATTATGGTTGCTGGTAGTaaataccatagttgtcacggcgccacggcgatccaagtcggtggaggggtgtcacgtcgatatatcgacatgtcgcccgccatggcgttgccatggcgagcatgtcgaccatgttttatttttattttctctatttttaatgtgttaatagatgtatactcaagccatgttttattttttctctattgtttctcaagttttaagaagaaaattcagaaatcgaagaagaaatcgaagaggaaagaagaaatcgaaagaaatcgaagaggaaagaagacaggaagaagaaatcgaagagggaaacaagacaggaagaagaaatcgaagaagaaatcgaaagaaattgaagagggaaacaagaaatcgaagagggaagaagaaatcgaagacggaagaagaaaacgaagagggaaagagagtcggaagaagaaatcaaagagggtcgccatggcgtaggtcgccatgcagcctctccagcgccagacgccatggcgtcgccatggcgacgccatgacaactatggtaaaTACTGGCCTCAAATCTGTGATCAAGGAGTTCTGTCGGGGAAATAACCCCAGATTCAGCCCACTGACAAGACCTTCCAAAGTTCGTCATCGTCAATTGTGAATACATTGAACGGTTCATTGTGTGCATGGAGGATGTACGAAGCTGGGGTATTAGAGTTAAATTTGTGTGGTCCAAGGTTGGTTTTGGAGATAGTTGTTTACTTGATTATATCAGCGGTGAAGAGAGGGAATTTGTTGGCTGAAGTAAGGGTAGAAAATTGCTTTGCCTACTCCCAAAAGCTAGCTATCATTTTGATGAGGAAATTTTGTCTGCTTATGGAAGAGATTTTCTTGGTTCCTTATTATAACCTTATACTAACCCACTGCCTGGAAATTCATTTCCTGAATATTTTTCTCCTCCATTAGTTTTCCCATTGGATCCTGGAACTGAGATTCTAACCATTAAGTACAAACGTTCCTCTGAGTTTGCAGAGGATAAAGGCCCTTTTGTGCCATGGAACAGTGCAGCAGTCTGCAACTGTGTGGATTCTTTTATCTTATGGGAATAGATCCACCATCTT
The nucleotide sequence above comes from Telopea speciosissima isolate NSW1024214 ecotype Mountain lineage chromosome 3, Tspe_v1, whole genome shotgun sequence. Encoded proteins:
- the LOC122656171 gene encoding serine/threonine protein phosphatase 2A 57 kDa regulatory subunit B' theta isoform-like, encoding MIKQILGRLPRKPSKSAENRELGGSSGPSSNSSASSRSNDLVHNRSVNPSNASLPAPDCASNSGVIHGNKLSQVVNSKLNGNSTTSSYEALPSFRDVPNSEKQNLFIRKLNLCCVVFDFTDPTKNLKEKEIKRQTLLELVDYVTTANGKFTETVMQEIIKMVSANLFRAFTSPSHESKVLEAFDLEEEEPLMDPAWSHLQVVYEFLLRFVASPETDAKLAKRYIDHSFVLRLLDLFDSEDPREREYLKTILHRIYGKFMVHRPFIRKAINNIFYRFIFETEKHNGVAELLEILGSIINGFALPLKEEHKLFLVRVLIPLHKPKCIPMYHQQLSYCITQFVEKDCKLADTVIRGLLKYWPITNSSKEVMFLGEMEEVLEATQPPEFQRCMVPLFRQIARCLSSSHFQVAERALFLWNNDHIENLIKQNCKVILPIIFPALEKNARSHWNQAVQSLTLNVRKIFSDLDPELFEECLVKFQEDEAKEKEIKAKHEATWKRLEEIAASKAASNEAVLVPRVLPPHTSVG